One stretch of Thermoproteota archaeon DNA includes these proteins:
- a CDS encoding AbrB/MazE/SpoVT family DNA-binding domain-containing protein, translating into MSGNQYQYNPAEMFKEWIQKSGKAQAEFMKNFGDLMQQNQNKFDPLVTLQEVASKTSEAQENMMQNMNNMQSKGFEQIFQMNQNLPNFLNWGAYKTTVGSNGRISIPEAERDALGIKEGDLIQVVILPILKKSTNKEVKQ; encoded by the coding sequence ATGAGTGGTAATCAATACCAATACAATCCTGCTGAAATGTTCAAAGAATGGATTCAGAAGAGCGGAAAAGCCCAAGCTGAATTTATGAAAAATTTTGGCGACCTTATGCAACAAAACCAGAACAAATTTGATCCACTGGTAACCTTACAGGAAGTTGCAAGCAAGACTAGTGAAGCACAAGAGAACATGATGCAAAATATGAATAATATGCAATCCAAGGGATTTGAACAAATTTTCCAAATGAATCAAAATCTCCCAAATTTCCTAAATTGGGGAGCTTACAAAACTACCGTGGGAAGTAATGGTAGAATTTCAATTCCAGAGGCCGAACGCGATGCACTCGGAATCAAGGAAGGAGATCTCATTCAGGTCGTTATCCTTCCAATTTTAAAAAAGTCAACCAATAAGGAGGTGAAACAATGA
- a CDS encoding aspartate--tRNA(Asn) ligase, with protein sequence MGFAKTHDISDVNSSLINSEVKLGGWIEDLRKLGKMTFLTLRDVSGIIQVIVKGDLNDKLEGLNRQSVVFIKGKVQDTKAKDFDCEILALDIDVLGKAIHPLPIDPIGRLESNIDNRLNSRALDMRNQKTASIFKLRHHVLAILRKTLSEKRFIEITTPKIIGSASEGGANLFSLEYFGRTAYLAQSPQLYKEQMTIGLERVFEISNFYRAEKSHTGRHLSEFTSVDIEAAFMDYTDVMNVLESLVMEVYKFTSENCKKEQEEIEHEIKVPNEPFDRVTYSQVVDELKSLDQKIEFGDDLLDSHLRLVGEKHPGFYFLTDWPLKLKPFYIREKDEDATLSRSFDLQYGYLELSSGGTRLHDPAILKARLAEQGLDPALFKDHLQAFDWGMPPHSGWGLGLDRLMTTLIGIDNVREVVLYPRDPDRLRP encoded by the coding sequence TTGGGATTTGCAAAGACTCACGATATATCAGATGTCAATTCTTCTTTGATTAATTCGGAAGTCAAGCTTGGTGGATGGATAGAGGATTTACGAAAACTTGGCAAGATGACATTTCTCACATTACGAGATGTCTCTGGAATTATCCAAGTGATTGTAAAAGGAGACCTAAATGACAAGCTTGAAGGACTAAACAGACAAAGCGTAGTTTTCATTAAAGGTAAAGTTCAGGATACCAAAGCCAAAGATTTTGATTGTGAGATATTAGCACTGGATATAGATGTTTTAGGAAAAGCAATTCATCCTTTACCAATTGATCCTATTGGCAGACTAGAAAGCAACATCGACAATAGGCTAAACTCTAGAGCATTAGACATGCGAAACCAAAAGACTGCATCAATCTTTAAGCTTCGTCACCATGTTTTAGCAATATTACGAAAGACATTATCAGAAAAACGATTCATAGAGATCACTACACCAAAGATCATTGGGAGTGCAAGCGAAGGTGGTGCAAATCTTTTTTCACTTGAATATTTTGGTAGAACTGCATACCTTGCACAGAGTCCGCAGCTATACAAAGAACAGATGACAATCGGTTTAGAGCGAGTCTTTGAGATTTCAAATTTTTATCGAGCAGAAAAGTCACACACTGGAAGACACCTTAGTGAATTTACAAGTGTAGACATTGAAGCTGCATTTATGGATTATACAGATGTGATGAATGTTTTAGAGTCACTTGTCATGGAGGTTTACAAATTTACATCAGAGAATTGCAAAAAAGAACAAGAAGAGATTGAACATGAGATTAAAGTTCCTAATGAACCATTTGATCGTGTTACATATTCCCAAGTAGTTGATGAGTTAAAATCACTTGATCAAAAGATAGAGTTTGGAGATGACCTTCTTGATTCTCACTTAAGACTAGTTGGTGAAAAGCATCCAGGATTTTATTTTCTAACAGACTGGCCATTGAAGCTAAAACCATTTTACATTAGAGAAAAAGATGAAGATGCAACATTGTCTCGCTCCTTTGATTTACAATATGGATACTTGGAGTTATCATCTGGAGGAACGAGACTGCATGATCCTGCAATACTCAAGGCACGACTAGCAGAGCAGGGATTAGACCCTGCCTTGTTTAAAGACCACTTGCAGGCATTTGATTGGGGAATGCCTCCTCATTCTGGATGGGGGTTAGGTCTTGATAGATTAATGACTACTCTTATAGGAATTGACAATGTAAGAGAAGTTGTACTGTATCCTAGAGACCCAGACAGATTAAGACCCTAA
- a CDS encoding alpha/beta hydrolase — protein MEEKFVSVDGNKIRYLESGEGKEVLVLIHGLGASAERWEYVIPIFEKHYRVIVPDLIGFGLSDKPLVDYTQEFFVDFLSHFLKEISVSSPYLIGSSLGGQICAEYVSKYDNVKKLVLVSPSGAMSQSTPALEAYVMAALYPTEEGAKNAFEHMAGDEQVDPKIIHGFIERMQLPNAKMAFMSTLLGLKNANDITEHLKKIESPTLIIWGDKDPVIPFEYSSSFVSAIKDCRFFNMEQSGHTPYVDNPELFAETVVSFLDE, from the coding sequence ATGGAGGAGAAATTTGTTTCCGTTGATGGAAACAAAATTCGTTACCTTGAATCTGGAGAGGGTAAGGAAGTTTTAGTACTAATTCATGGATTGGGTGCATCAGCTGAAAGATGGGAGTATGTTATTCCCATTTTTGAAAAACATTATCGTGTTATAGTTCCTGATCTCATAGGCTTTGGATTAAGTGATAAACCACTAGTTGATTACACTCAAGAATTTTTTGTAGATTTTCTTTCGCACTTTCTAAAGGAGATCTCAGTTTCTTCACCCTATCTGATCGGATCATCTCTTGGAGGACAGATTTGTGCTGAATATGTTTCAAAGTATGATAATGTCAAAAAACTAGTTCTTGTATCTCCGTCTGGTGCAATGTCTCAATCGACTCCTGCATTGGAAGCATATGTTATGGCTGCATTATATCCGACTGAGGAAGGTGCAAAAAATGCATTTGAGCATATGGCTGGAGATGAACAAGTGGACCCAAAAATTATCCATGGCTTCATAGAAAGAATGCAGCTTCCAAATGCAAAGATGGCATTTATGTCGACCTTGCTTGGACTCAAAAATGCAAACGACATTACTGAGCATCTAAAAAAAATAGAATCTCCAACATTGATAATTTGGGGCGATAAGGATCCTGTCATCCCTTTTGAGTACTCGAGCAGCTTTGTTTCAGCAATCAAAGACTGCAGATTTTTCAATATGGAGCAATCAGGTCATACTCCATATGTCGATAATCCGGAATTATTTGCAGAAACGGTGGTTAGTTTTCTTGATGAATAA
- a CDS encoding 2-isopropylmalate synthase, translating to MKVRVFDTTLRDGEQTPGISLSPDQKLSIAKKLDELGVDAIEAGFPVISKGEQNAIKMITKANLKSEICGLARTNKKDIDAAVDSGLNYIHTFIATSDIHLEYKLKMTREQALEKAIDAVEYGKSRGLQVEFSAEDATRTDREFLKKVFGEVAKAGADRIDIPDTVGYSTPEYISQITKDAVDATHLPISVHCHNDFGLAVANALAGIHAGAECAHVTINGIGERAGNASLEEFVMALQCLPYEEKYETNINTKLLYDTSRFVSKIVGIQVQPNKAIVGENAFGHESGIHTHGVLSNPLTYEPISPELVGRKRWLQVGKHAGIHGMNAMLDEYGVKPTQEQAKEILEKVKSLGDQGKQVTDVELLSIASDILKEQGVKRIVQLTGFSVSTGIGTMPYAFVKLNIDGQELSATDYGVGPVDAALNAIQKVTGKIAEVRIKDYGLASISGGSTALCEVTIRVEDAQGNHVSAKSIGEDIVTTSVQAVIAGINRLMLKKMLKEKQIGN from the coding sequence ATGAAAGTTAGAGTATTTGATACTACATTACGTGACGGAGAACAGACGCCTGGAATTTCATTATCGCCTGATCAAAAATTATCCATTGCAAAGAAGCTAGATGAGCTAGGAGTCGATGCAATTGAGGCAGGCTTTCCAGTGATTTCAAAGGGAGAACAAAACGCAATCAAGATGATAACAAAGGCAAATCTCAAATCTGAAATTTGTGGACTAGCAAGGACAAACAAAAAGGACATTGATGCTGCAGTAGACTCTGGTCTAAACTACATTCACACGTTTATTGCAACATCTGACATTCACTTGGAGTACAAGCTCAAAATGACAAGGGAACAAGCACTGGAAAAAGCCATAGATGCAGTAGAGTATGGCAAGTCCCGTGGATTACAAGTAGAGTTTTCTGCAGAAGATGCAACAAGGACCGATAGAGAATTTCTCAAAAAAGTATTTGGCGAGGTTGCAAAGGCAGGTGCAGACAGAATTGATATTCCAGATACCGTTGGTTATTCCACTCCCGAATACATTTCACAAATAACAAAGGATGCAGTTGATGCAACCCACCTACCAATCAGTGTACACTGTCACAATGACTTTGGTTTAGCAGTTGCAAATGCACTTGCTGGCATTCATGCAGGAGCTGAATGCGCACATGTAACAATTAATGGAATTGGTGAACGTGCAGGAAATGCTTCACTAGAAGAGTTTGTTATGGCATTGCAATGCTTACCATACGAGGAAAAATACGAGACTAACATCAACACAAAGCTACTTTATGATACATCGAGATTTGTTTCAAAAATAGTTGGAATTCAAGTACAGCCAAACAAGGCTATAGTTGGAGAAAACGCATTTGGTCACGAATCTGGCATCCACACACACGGTGTTTTGAGCAATCCATTAACGTATGAGCCAATCAGTCCCGAACTAGTTGGCAGAAAGAGATGGTTGCAGGTAGGAAAGCATGCTGGAATTCATGGAATGAATGCGATGTTAGATGAGTATGGAGTAAAACCTACACAGGAACAAGCAAAAGAGATTCTTGAGAAAGTAAAGAGCCTAGGTGATCAAGGAAAACAAGTAACTGATGTAGAGTTGTTATCGATTGCTAGTGATATTCTAAAAGAACAAGGCGTAAAGAGAATTGTCCAGTTGACTGGATTTTCTGTTTCTACTGGAATCGGAACGATGCCATATGCTTTTGTCAAGCTAAACATTGATGGACAAGAGCTCTCGGCAACTGATTATGGTGTAGGCCCAGTTGATGCTGCACTAAACGCAATTCAAAAGGTTACTGGAAAAATTGCAGAAGTTAGAATCAAAGATTATGGGTTGGCATCAATCTCTGGTGGCTCCACTGCATTATGTGAAGTAACTATACGAGTTGAGGATGCACAAGGAAATCACGTTTCTGCAAAATCAATTGGTGAGGATATCGTCACTACTAGTGTTCAGGCAGTAATTGCTGGAATTAACAGATTAATGCTCAAAAAAATGCTAAAGGAAAAACAGATAGGAAACTAA
- the phaC gene encoding class III poly(R)-hydroxyalkanoic acid synthase subunit PhaC, with amino-acid sequence MSNELNIDPKMVENILKFSSNITRASELVSAPDEFNFDSTEYDVAYQEDKARLLHYKPLTKTQHKTPIIIAYALINRYHILDIHPKKSWVKNLLEQGFNVYMLDWGSPSNMDKYLDFDDYVNGYLHNSVEFIKNESSVEQVSLQGYCTGGTIATTYAALHPENVKNFIATAPVIDGWKDTTVISNLAKHMDVDKMVEIVGNMPPEFMYYCFSVLKPFEQGIEKYLNFFNNIENENFVDNFMRVEKWLSETPPIPGALFKQWIRDIYQENLLIQNKMYVGNQHVSLKNITMPIFTQVAVGDHLVSPECSMPLHYGVGSEDKTIRIYPTGHVGMIASSLSQKVVLPELGEWLKERS; translated from the coding sequence ATTTCAAATGAATTAAACATAGACCCAAAGATGGTAGAAAATATTCTAAAGTTTAGTAGTAATATCACAAGGGCATCAGAATTAGTATCAGCCCCAGATGAGTTTAATTTTGATAGTACAGAATATGATGTTGCATATCAAGAAGACAAAGCCAGACTGTTACACTACAAGCCATTAACAAAGACACAACATAAAACACCAATCATAATTGCATATGCACTGATAAACAGATATCATATTTTAGACATTCATCCAAAAAAGAGTTGGGTGAAGAATCTTTTGGAGCAAGGATTCAACGTATACATGTTAGACTGGGGAAGTCCATCAAACATGGACAAGTATCTTGACTTTGATGATTATGTTAATGGGTACTTGCACAATTCTGTTGAATTTATTAAAAATGAATCAAGTGTAGAACAGGTTTCATTACAAGGGTATTGTACAGGCGGAACTATAGCAACAACGTATGCAGCACTGCATCCAGAGAATGTAAAAAACTTCATTGCAACAGCGCCAGTAATTGATGGTTGGAAGGATACTACTGTAATTAGCAACCTTGCAAAGCACATGGATGTAGACAAAATGGTTGAAATTGTCGGTAACATGCCTCCAGAATTCATGTATTACTGTTTTTCAGTTCTAAAACCATTTGAGCAAGGAATTGAAAAGTATCTGAACTTCTTTAACAATATAGAAAATGAGAATTTTGTAGATAATTTCATGAGAGTCGAAAAATGGCTTTCAGAAACACCGCCTATTCCAGGGGCACTATTCAAGCAGTGGATTAGAGACATCTATCAAGAAAATCTTTTGATTCAAAACAAGATGTATGTTGGGAATCAACATGTGTCATTGAAAAACATCACCATGCCAATCTTTACTCAGGTGGCAGTTGGTGATCATCTAGTATCACCAGAATGCAGTATGCCATTGCACTACGGAGTAGGAAGCGAAGACAAAACCATACGAATCTATCCAACAGGGCATGTCGGAATGATTGCAAGTTCCTTATCACAAAAAGTTGTTCTACCAGAATTGGGCGAATGGCTTAAGGAAAGATCTTAA
- a CDS encoding acetolactate synthase small subunit — MWAILSILVENKPGILWKVTQLFRSRNFNIDSISVGVTADPDISRMTITTYGDEKQIKQIVKQLDKMIDTVEVRQLDEHKTVYRELILFKIKINSPSDSMEINKMANAYGGKIHDVKKESMMVELTATPDQIRAFEELAKPFGIIETARTGIAALQRAGSHES, encoded by the coding sequence ATGTGGGCAATATTATCAATCCTAGTTGAAAACAAACCTGGAATCTTGTGGAAGGTTACTCAGTTGTTTCGTTCACGAAACTTTAACATCGATAGTATTTCTGTAGGCGTAACAGCTGATCCTGATATATCAAGAATGACTATTACTACGTATGGAGATGAAAAACAAATTAAACAAATAGTAAAACAACTTGACAAAATGATAGATACCGTAGAGGTTCGTCAGTTAGATGAGCACAAAACGGTTTACAGAGAGTTGATACTATTCAAAATTAAGATAAACAGTCCAAGCGATAGCATGGAGATTAACAAGATGGCAAACGCATATGGTGGTAAAATCCATGATGTCAAAAAGGAATCAATGATGGTTGAGCTTACTGCTACTCCTGATCAGATAAGGGCATTTGAGGAATTAGCAAAGCCATTTGGAATTATCGAAACTGCAAGAACAGGAATTGCTGCATTACAGAGGGCAGGTTCTCATGAAAGTTAG
- a CDS encoding isocitrate/isopropylmalate dehydrogenase family protein, with translation MYNISLITGDGIGPELSESVVSIINTIHDKLDLKFAIKQLEAGDKALKNTGKALPDETMSAIKNSQVCLKAPVGESAADVIVVLRRALDLYANIRPAKSYPHMPALREDIDMVIVRENTEDLYAGQEFLIDNAAVAMRIISEPASKRIAKYAFETAQSRNLQKKVTCVHKSNVMRVTDGLFSKACTEVARDYPDVTFEQMYVDACAMNLIRQPELFDVIVTTNLFGDILSDESSQVVGGLGMAPAANIGDDFALFEPVHGAAFDIAGKNIANPSSFILSMKMMLDWLSQKYNDEKCRQVGETLEKTVYDVVKDGIKTKDIGGDKTTTEFTKEIVSRLV, from the coding sequence ATGTACAACATTTCATTAATTACTGGAGATGGAATCGGACCTGAATTATCAGAATCTGTAGTTTCTATTATCAACACAATTCATGACAAGCTTGATTTGAAATTTGCAATAAAACAATTAGAGGCAGGTGATAAGGCTTTGAAAAATACTGGCAAGGCCTTGCCTGATGAGACAATGTCTGCAATCAAAAATTCCCAAGTGTGTCTCAAAGCACCAGTTGGTGAGAGTGCAGCAGATGTCATAGTTGTGTTGCGCCGCGCACTAGACCTTTATGCAAATATCCGACCTGCAAAATCATATCCACACATGCCTGCATTACGTGAGGATATTGACATGGTAATTGTCAGGGAAAACACGGAGGACTTGTACGCTGGCCAAGAATTCTTAATTGACAATGCTGCTGTTGCCATGCGTATCATTTCTGAACCTGCATCAAAGAGGATTGCAAAATATGCCTTTGAGACTGCACAGAGTAGGAATTTACAAAAAAAGGTAACCTGCGTGCACAAATCAAATGTAATGCGGGTAACTGATGGCTTGTTTTCAAAAGCATGCACAGAAGTTGCAAGAGATTATCCTGATGTGACATTTGAGCAGATGTATGTTGATGCATGTGCCATGAATTTGATTCGACAACCAGAATTATTTGATGTCATAGTTACCACAAATCTTTTTGGTGATATCTTATCTGATGAGTCATCCCAAGTTGTAGGCGGTTTAGGGATGGCACCTGCTGCAAATATTGGTGATGACTTTGCACTCTTTGAGCCAGTACATGGCGCAGCATTTGATATTGCTGGAAAGAACATTGCAAATCCTTCTTCGTTTATCTTATCGATGAAGATGATGCTTGATTGGTTGTCGCAAAAATACAATGATGAAAAATGCAGACAAGTTGGTGAGACTCTGGAAAAGACAGTCTATGATGTAGTAAAGGATGGAATAAAAACAAAGGATATTGGCGGAGACAAGACGACTACAGAATTTACAAAAGAGATCGTCTCAAGATTGGTCTAG
- a CDS encoding transcription elongation factor NusA, with amino-acid sequence MQVPICGFDAKNAVLCPQCESKVESGDLTKADVDASIILARLAKTHPQIDQFTLHGCKEIDGNFILRLSKQDIQKIRQSRTLYGLIQGEFSGKIWLVEEGENNKRFIEDLFFPTKVLSINSVWAPGGIEKTKAVISGKWTPRFPIDVEKVSQIVKNARNLDIEIEFEESRRN; translated from the coding sequence ATGCAAGTTCCAATTTGTGGTTTTGATGCAAAAAATGCAGTTTTATGTCCACAATGTGAGTCAAAGGTAGAATCAGGAGATCTTACTAAAGCAGATGTGGATGCATCAATTATCTTAGCTAGATTGGCAAAGACGCACCCACAGATTGATCAATTTACCTTACATGGATGCAAAGAGATAGATGGAAATTTCATACTGCGACTTAGTAAACAAGATATTCAAAAAATCAGACAAAGTAGAACATTATACGGATTAATTCAGGGAGAGTTTTCAGGAAAAATTTGGCTTGTTGAAGAAGGAGAAAATAACAAGCGATTCATAGAGGACCTCTTCTTTCCAACAAAGGTATTATCGATAAATTCAGTTTGGGCTCCGGGAGGAATTGAGAAGACAAAGGCCGTAATTTCAGGCAAATGGACTCCTAGATTCCCGATTGATGTTGAAAAGGTCTCTCAAATCGTCAAAAATGCTAGAAATCTTGATATCGAAATTGAGTTTGAAGAATCACGGAGAAACTAA